TGAATAATTGATGGTCGTCAATAATGACAATCTTGGTTGTCATACATTCGCCCTCCCTTACGGCTTCTGTCTCTATTTTTTATCTCTAGTGGCGGCTATAGCCGCAATTGCTCTTTTTAATGATTCAATGGTATTTGGATAATAACCAGCGTCCCTGCACTAATTTTTGAATGAATGGCGAGCTCACCTTCAAGCAGTTCGACTCTTTCCTTGATTCCAAGGATGCCAAAAGACTCAGGCTTCCTGTCGTTGATATCGAAACCATTTCCATCGTCTTTTATGACTACCATAACATTGTCTTTTTTAATCTCCAGCTTCACCTGGATCAAATGAGCATTCGCATGCTTGAGCGCATTTTGAACCGATTCCTGAACCATTCGGAACAGCGCAACTTCATACTTAGCAGGGAGTCGATGATCGGTCCCAATATTAATGAATTCAATTTTTGTGGAACTATGATACTCTTCGATTGTCTGTAAATATTTTTTGAGGGTAGGAACAAGACCGAGGTCGTCAAGAGCCATTGGCCTTAAGTCATAAATGATTCTTCGGACCTCATATAGTGCGCTTCGCACCATTTTTTTCATATCCTTGATTTCTTTGATTGCTTCGTTTGCGCTTCGCTCTTTATAAACCTTTTCAATCAAATCCGAGCGCATCATCACATTTGCCAGCATCTGTGCTGGACCGTCATGAATCTCACGTGAAAGGCGTTTACGCTCTTCTTCCTGAGCTTGTATGATTTTTAGTCCGAAGTCCTGTTTTTCTTTTGCCGTTTCAAGCGCTTCACCCATTTTCCTTATATCACTCATCATATAGTTCATGACTACTGAGATTTGGGAAACAAGATGTTCTGCCCGTTCAATCGTTTCGTTTAGACCAATCAATCTCCGCTCTAGATCGTCGCGTTTTTCACGGAGCTGTTTTTCTGTCTGTCGGTTCAATGTCAGGTCCATCTGAAGCTTATGAGCAACTTCATATGCTTCCCTGACTTGTATTTCAGTGTAATCTTTAAAATGCTTGCTCACTTCAGAAAGCCGCTTCCTCGCAGACCTT
This portion of the Mesobacillus sp. S13 genome encodes:
- a CDS encoding sensor histidine kinase, with product MVIKQFDSKTLDIILEKMIETVGNSKDEIFRIGEECRNDFESITQELQEIKRKVAQIINEGDKLEMQVRSARKRLSEVSKHFKDYTEIQVREAYEVAHKLQMDLTLNRQTEKQLREKRDDLERRLIGLNETIERAEHLVSQISVVMNYMMSDIRKMGEALETAKEKQDFGLKIIQAQEEERKRLSREIHDGPAQMLANVMMRSDLIEKVYKERSANEAIKEIKDMKKMVRSALYEVRRIIYDLRPMALDDLGLVPTLKKYLQTIEEYHSSTKIEFINIGTDHRLPAKYEVALFRMVQESVQNALKHANAHLIQVKLEIKKDNVMVVIKDDGNGFDINDRKPESFGILGIKERVELLEGELAIHSKISAGTLVIIQIPLNH